One window of Bacillus sp. THAF10 genomic DNA carries:
- the rny gene encoding ribonuclease Y, which translates to MMETMQIIISALLALIVGVVVGFYVRKSIAEQKIQGARSAADQIVEDAKREAESLKKEALLEAKDEIHKLRTEAERDIRDRRSELQKQENRLMQKEENLDRKDESLDKREVALERREDSLNDRQQHIEELESKVDEMVRKQQEELERISALTREEAKNIILDRVESELSHDIALMVKESENRAKEDADKKAREILSLAVQRCAADHVAETTVSVVNLPNDEMKGRIIGREGRNIRTLETLTGIDLIIDDTPEAVILSGFDPIRRETARIALDKLVQDGRIHPARIEEMVEKSRREVDEYIREMGEQTTFEVGVHGLHPDLIKILGRLKFRTSYGQNVLKHSMEVAFLAGLMAAELGEDETLAKRAGLLHDIGKAVDHEVEGSHVEIGVELATKYKEHPVVINSIASHHGDTEPTSIIAVLVAAADALSAARPGARSETLENYIRRLEKLEEISESYEGVEKSFAIQAGREVRIMVKPDTIDDLEAHRLARDIRKRIEEELDYPGHIKVTVIRETRAVEYAK; encoded by the coding sequence ATGATGGAAACTATGCAAATCATTATCTCCGCTTTGCTTGCCCTAATCGTCGGTGTAGTTGTTGGCTTTTATGTTCGTAAATCCATTGCCGAACAAAAGATCCAAGGCGCAAGAAGTGCGGCTGACCAAATTGTGGAAGATGCAAAAAGAGAAGCCGAATCACTGAAAAAAGAAGCCCTTTTAGAAGCAAAGGATGAAATTCACAAGCTGCGCACTGAAGCAGAACGTGATATTCGAGATCGTAGAAGCGAACTGCAAAAACAAGAAAATCGTTTAATGCAAAAAGAGGAGAATCTTGATCGAAAAGATGAATCGCTTGATAAACGTGAAGTAGCATTAGAAAGGCGTGAAGATTCTTTAAACGATAGACAACAGCATATTGAAGAATTAGAAAGCAAAGTGGATGAAATGGTGCGTAAACAGCAGGAAGAGCTGGAACGTATTTCAGCATTGACGAGAGAAGAAGCGAAAAACATTATTCTCGATCGTGTTGAAAGTGAATTGTCCCACGATATTGCTCTGATGGTAAAGGAAAGTGAAAACAGAGCAAAAGAAGATGCGGATAAAAAGGCTAGAGAGATTTTATCCTTAGCTGTTCAACGTTGTGCTGCAGATCATGTAGCAGAAACAACTGTATCCGTCGTTAACTTACCAAATGATGAGATGAAAGGTCGAATCATTGGACGTGAAGGACGTAACATTCGTACTCTTGAAACGCTTACAGGTATTGATCTGATTATTGACGATACTCCAGAAGCAGTTATTTTATCAGGCTTTGATCCAATTCGACGTGAAACTGCTCGTATCGCGTTAGATAAGCTAGTCCAAGACGGAAGAATCCATCCAGCACGTATTGAGGAAATGGTTGAAAAATCAAGACGTGAAGTGGATGAATATATTCGTGAAATGGGAGAGCAAACGACATTCGAAGTTGGTGTTCACGGTCTTCATCCTGATCTTATTAAGATCTTAGGACGTTTGAAATTCCGTACAAGCTATGGTCAAAACGTCTTAAAGCACTCCATGGAGGTCGCTTTCTTGGCTGGCTTAATGGCAGCTGAATTAGGAGAGGATGAAACGCTGGCAAAACGTGCAGGTTTATTGCATGACATTGGTAAAGCAGTGGATCATGAAGTGGAAGGAAGCCATGTAGAAATTGGGGTAGAGCTTGCTACAAAATACAAAGAGCACCCTGTTGTTATCAATAGTATTGCTTCCCACCATGGTGATACAGAACCTACTTCGATTATTGCTGTGCTAGTAGCTGCTGCTGATGCGCTGTCTGCTGCTAGACCTGGAGCAAGAAGTGAGACATTGGAAAACTACATCAGAAGACTTGAAAAGCTTGAAGAAATTTCTGAAAGCTATGAAGGTGTAGAAAAATCCTTTGCCATTCAAGCCGGAAGAGAAGTGCGTATCATGGTTAAACCTGATACGATTGATGACTTGGAAGCGCACCGTCTTGCCCGAGATATCAGAAAACGAATCGAAGAAGAGTTGGATTATCCAGGACACATTAAAGTGACGGTAATCAGAGAAACGAGAGCCGTTGAATACGCAAAATAA
- a CDS encoding dipeptidase: protein MRIFDAHCDVLWKMWENPNISFKDDKQLQVTWEGLKMTSAKVQCFAIYVPEKVKKEAAYDVALEMVDIFYERILARFPSLKLVSSKQDIQKLRDWEIGAILTLEGCDAIGSDISKLRNLYRLGVTSVGLTWNYGNAVADGILEERGAGLSSFGKKVVLENNHHLVWTDVSHLSVKGFWDVMEIGDYIIASHSNCKSLCSNARNLSDEQIKALIQKDAAIGVTFFPPFLTEGKSCNIGDVLRHVEHLCSLGAVSNIGFGSDFDGIDQYVEKLQYYQDFQNLINLLQKHYSESEVNGFLFDNFYTRYPR from the coding sequence ATGAGGATTTTCGATGCTCATTGTGACGTGCTATGGAAAATGTGGGAAAACCCCAACATTTCTTTTAAAGACGACAAGCAGTTACAAGTAACATGGGAAGGATTAAAAATGACAAGTGCGAAAGTCCAATGCTTTGCCATTTATGTACCAGAGAAAGTGAAAAAGGAAGCTGCTTATGATGTTGCTTTAGAGATGGTGGATATTTTTTATGAAAGAATTCTTGCACGTTTCCCAAGCTTAAAGCTTGTCTCTTCAAAACAAGATATCCAAAAGTTAAGAGATTGGGAGATAGGGGCAATTTTAACGTTGGAAGGCTGTGATGCCATAGGATCAGATATTTCGAAGCTTCGAAACTTATATAGACTTGGTGTTACCTCTGTAGGACTTACTTGGAATTATGGAAACGCAGTGGCTGATGGAATTCTTGAAGAACGTGGAGCTGGATTAAGCTCTTTTGGCAAAAAGGTCGTGCTTGAGAACAACCATCATTTAGTATGGACAGATGTTTCCCATTTATCTGTAAAAGGATTTTGGGATGTTATGGAGATTGGTGACTATATTATTGCCTCTCATTCCAATTGTAAATCGCTTTGCTCAAATGCTAGGAACCTTAGTGATGAACAAATTAAAGCACTCATTCAAAAAGACGCTGCGATTGGTGTGACCTTTTTTCCACCCTTTCTTACAGAAGGTAAGAGCTGTAACATAGGAGATGTTCTAAGGCATGTAGAGCATTTATGCTCACTTGGTGCGGTGAGTAATATTGGGTTTGGTTCTGACTTTGACGGAATTGATCAATACGTGGAAAAACTTCAGTATTATCAAGATTTCCAAAACCTGATTAACTTGCTTCAAAAGCATTATTCGGAATCAGAAGTGAATGGATTTTTATTTGATAATTTCTATACTAGATACCCAAGATAA
- a CDS encoding TIGR00282 family metallophosphoesterase translates to MRILFIGDVVGSPGRNMVEEYLPKLKSKYRPAVTIVNGENAAGGKGITEKIYQGFLKAGANLVTLGNHTWDNREIFEFIESAKYMIRPANFPASNPGKGIAYLPFEGKELAVINLQGRTFLPPIDCPFSKADELVEEAKKRTPYIFVDFHAEATSEKQAIGWYLDGRVTGVVGTHTHVQTNDYRILPQGTAYMTDVGMTGPYDGILGVEREAVLKRFQTALPVRFEVTTGRAQLNGVIVDVDMKTGRAKKIKPIIINDDHPYFD, encoded by the coding sequence TTGAGAATCTTATTTATTGGAGATGTTGTCGGTTCACCGGGGAGGAACATGGTAGAGGAGTATCTTCCGAAATTAAAAAGTAAATACCGGCCAGCAGTAACAATCGTTAATGGAGAAAATGCAGCAGGGGGAAAAGGGATTACAGAAAAAATTTATCAAGGTTTCTTAAAAGCTGGAGCAAATCTTGTCACACTAGGCAATCATACATGGGATAACAGGGAAATCTTTGAATTTATTGAATCTGCAAAGTATATGATTCGCCCAGCGAATTTTCCTGCGTCTAATCCTGGAAAAGGCATTGCTTACCTGCCATTTGAAGGAAAAGAACTTGCTGTAATCAACCTGCAAGGAAGAACGTTCCTTCCACCAATCGACTGTCCTTTTTCAAAAGCAGATGAATTAGTAGAAGAGGCTAAGAAACGAACACCCTACATTTTTGTTGATTTTCATGCAGAGGCGACTAGTGAAAAGCAAGCAATTGGTTGGTATTTAGATGGAAGGGTAACAGGAGTTGTTGGCACACATACTCATGTTCAAACGAATGATTACCGTATCCTCCCACAAGGAACTGCCTATATGACAGACGTTGGAATGACAGGACCATATGATGGGATATTAGGAGTGGAAAGAGAAGCGGTATTAAAACGTTTTCAGACTGCGCTGCCAGTAAGATTCGAGGTTACTACAGGCAGAGCACAGCTTAACGGTGTAATCGTAGATGTCGATATGAAAACTGGAAGAGCAAAAAAAATAAAACCCATTATCATCAATGATGATCACCCGTATTTTGACTGA
- a CDS encoding competence/damage-inducible protein A encodes MAWKAEIIAVGSELLLGQICNTNAQFLSKQLAELGIDVYYHTVVGDNPKRLREAILTAQNRSNLLIFTGGLGPTKDDLTKETIADALGKKLTMDDDALTDIQAYFKKVNRSMSENNKKQALVLDGSTILPNTTGMAPGMALLDSDITYMLLPGPPKELQPMFLQFARDYLLERLGMKEQIVSKVLRFYGIGESQLEADIEDLIDKQTNPTIAPLAGDHEVTLRLTAKHQSLAEANRLIDLTESEIRNRVGEYLFGYDEDTIYSVLFQNIKESQYTLASAESLTGGLFAEKMTSFPGASNVIKGALVCYTNDVKENVLGVSKETLEQEGAVSRKCALEMAESVKTMMKTDIGVSFTGVAGPEKLDNQPVGTVFIGIALPNKETIVHKLQLAGSRESIKHRTAKSGCHLLLKELFK; translated from the coding sequence ATGGCATGGAAAGCGGAGATAATTGCGGTTGGCTCCGAACTATTACTAGGTCAAATTTGTAACACAAACGCCCAGTTTTTGTCCAAACAATTAGCTGAACTTGGCATTGACGTATATTATCATACGGTGGTTGGCGATAACCCTAAAAGGCTGCGTGAAGCAATACTCACCGCACAGAATCGTTCTAATTTACTCATTTTCACAGGGGGACTAGGGCCAACGAAGGATGATCTTACTAAAGAGACAATTGCGGATGCCCTAGGAAAAAAGCTAACCATGGACGACGACGCTCTTACTGATATACAGGCTTATTTCAAAAAAGTAAATCGGAGCATGAGTGAAAATAATAAGAAGCAGGCATTGGTTTTGGATGGCTCTACCATCCTCCCAAACACGACCGGTATGGCTCCAGGAATGGCGTTACTTGATAGTGACATTACTTATATGCTTTTGCCTGGACCACCAAAGGAACTGCAGCCAATGTTTCTACAATTTGCAAGAGACTATTTATTAGAAAGACTCGGTATGAAGGAACAAATAGTCTCAAAGGTACTTCGTTTCTATGGTATTGGTGAATCTCAGCTTGAAGCTGATATTGAAGATTTAATTGATAAGCAAACGAACCCAACCATCGCTCCTCTAGCTGGTGATCATGAGGTAACACTTCGGCTTACGGCTAAGCATCAGTCTTTAGCGGAGGCAAACAGGTTGATTGACTTGACAGAGAGTGAGATAAGAAACAGAGTTGGAGAATATCTTTTCGGATATGATGAAGACACTATTTACTCTGTTTTATTTCAGAATATTAAAGAGTCTCAATACACCCTAGCAAGCGCAGAAAGTTTAACAGGAGGCTTATTTGCTGAGAAAATGACCAGCTTTCCTGGAGCTTCCAACGTTATCAAAGGTGCTTTAGTATGCTACACAAATGATGTTAAAGAAAACGTGCTTGGTGTTTCAAAGGAAACGCTTGAGCAAGAAGGTGCTGTAAGCAGAAAATGCGCCTTGGAAATGGCCGAATCAGTAAAGACTATGATGAAAACTGATATTGGCGTTAGCTTTACAGGTGTAGCTGGTCCCGAGAAGCTGGACAATCAACCCGTTGGTACCGTATTTATTGGGATAGCTCTCCCCAATAAAGAGACCATTGTTCATAAGCTCCAACTTGCAGGGAGTAGAGAATCCATCAAACACAGAACAGCTAAATCTGGTTGCCATTTACTATTAAAAGAACTCTTCAAATAG
- a CDS encoding DUF3388 domain-containing protein produces MEKKEWYLEYEIHINRPGLLGDIASLLGMLSINIVTINGVEDARRGMLLLSDSNEQIVRLESILNTMDNITVTKLREPKLRDRLAVRHGRYIQRDADDKKTFRFVRDELGLLVDFMAELFKQDGHKLIGIRGMPRVGKTESIVASSVCANKRWLFVSSTLLKQTIRSQLIEDEYHVDNLFIIDGIVSTKRANEKHWQLIREIMRLSAVKVVEHPDIFVQNTEYKLDDFDYIIELRNSEDEEITYEVVQQNNMFEDNPFGGFDF; encoded by the coding sequence ATGGAAAAGAAAGAGTGGTATTTAGAATACGAAATACATATTAACAGGCCAGGGTTGCTCGGGGATATTGCTTCTTTGCTAGGAATGCTATCCATTAACATCGTGACGATTAATGGTGTAGAAGATGCGAGGCGAGGAATGCTCTTACTAAGCGATTCAAATGAGCAAATAGTCCGTCTTGAATCTATTTTAAATACAATGGATAATATAACTGTTACAAAGCTTAGAGAGCCAAAGTTAAGAGATCGTTTAGCGGTAAGACATGGACGATATATACAAAGAGATGCGGATGACAAGAAAACATTTCGTTTTGTCAGAGATGAACTCGGCCTTTTGGTTGATTTTATGGCAGAGCTTTTTAAACAAGACGGTCATAAGCTTATTGGCATAAGAGGCATGCCTAGAGTTGGTAAAACCGAATCCATTGTTGCGTCAAGTGTTTGTGCCAACAAACGCTGGTTGTTTGTATCCAGCACGTTACTAAAGCAAACCATTCGCAGTCAATTGATTGAAGATGAATATCATGTTGACAATTTATTTATAATAGATGGTATTGTTTCAACAAAGCGTGCGAATGAAAAGCATTGGCAGCTTATTAGAGAAATTATGCGACTTTCAGCAGTGAAGGTTGTAGAGCACCCAGATATCTTCGTTCAAAATACCGAATATAAACTCGATGATTTTGATTACATTATTGAGCTTCGAAATAGTGAAGATGAAGAAATAACGTATGAAGTAGTGCAACAAAATAATATGTTTGAAGATAACCCTTTTGGGGGATTTGATTTTTAA
- a CDS encoding DUF3243 domain-containing protein codes for MSVLENWEQWKGFLGDRLNHAEHEGMDHQAISQLAYEIGDYLAKEVEAKNPQERVLADLWKVASPEEQHAIANMMVKLVQNDGTH; via the coding sequence ATGTCCGTACTTGAAAACTGGGAACAGTGGAAAGGCTTTTTAGGAGATCGCCTAAATCATGCTGAGCATGAAGGGATGGATCATCAAGCGATTTCTCAGCTAGCATACGAAATTGGGGATTATTTAGCCAAGGAAGTGGAAGCAAAAAATCCACAGGAAAGAGTGTTGGCTGATCTGTGGAAAGTTGCAAGCCCTGAAGAGCAGCATGCCATTGCTAACATGATGGTAAAATTAGTTCAAAATGATGGAACGCACTAA
- a CDS encoding RodZ domain-containing protein codes for MTELGNRLKQAREEKGMSLEDLQTATKIQKRYLIGIEEGNYVIMPGQFYARAFIRQYSEAVGLDPDEVFEQYKNDIPNNEKDDMPQLSRVKTRKQVPAKSNKLFNFLPKVLLFLALVAIVAIIYVLVQKWGVGNSSASPEGNNSGVVIDSAQGSEEESPPEEKEEEEEAPPEEEPEETQEEAPPENGTLTEVSKSGQTATLELTETDKFEVEILSNGNTWVGVTNPDGETFLSKELGEGQSESFDFSDQEEITFNIGWVPDTEIKINGEVLEFPFPKDDKTTQKITIKFLPNGEQ; via the coding sequence TTGACTGAATTAGGCAATAGATTAAAACAGGCTCGTGAAGAAAAGGGAATGTCACTTGAAGATTTACAAACTGCTACAAAAATACAAAAACGGTACCTAATCGGAATAGAAGAAGGCAATTATGTGATTATGCCAGGTCAATTTTATGCTAGAGCCTTTATCAGACAGTATTCCGAAGCCGTCGGGTTAGATCCTGATGAGGTTTTTGAACAATACAAAAATGATATCCCCAATAATGAAAAAGACGACATGCCACAACTTTCAAGGGTTAAAACAAGAAAACAGGTACCAGCTAAAAGTAATAAGCTGTTTAATTTTCTTCCTAAGGTTTTGCTTTTTCTTGCTTTAGTTGCCATTGTGGCAATTATTTATGTTCTAGTTCAAAAATGGGGAGTCGGTAATTCCTCCGCTTCGCCTGAAGGAAACAATAGCGGCGTTGTGATTGATTCGGCACAAGGTAGTGAAGAAGAGTCCCCACCAGAAGAAAAGGAAGAGGAAGAAGAAGCCCCTCCTGAAGAGGAACCAGAGGAAACACAGGAAGAAGCCCCTCCTGAAAATGGTACCTTAACAGAGGTTTCTAAGAGTGGTCAAACGGCAACATTAGAATTAACAGAAACAGACAAATTTGAAGTAGAGATTTTATCAAATGGTAACACTTGGGTCGGTGTAACTAATCCCGATGGTGAAACCTTTTTAAGCAAAGAGCTGGGAGAAGGCCAATCAGAATCCTTTGATTTTTCTGATCAAGAGGAGATTACATTCAATATTGGTTGGGTTCCTGATACGGAAATTAAGATAAATGGAGAAGTGCTAGAGTTTCCATTTCCAAAGGATGACAAAACCACTCAAAAGATTACTATTAAATTTTTACCAAATGGAGAACAATAA
- the pgsA gene encoding CDP-diacylglycerol--glycerol-3-phosphate 3-phosphatidyltransferase, producing MVNLPNKITVSRILLIPVFMVLLLAPIDFGILRIGEASIPITHLSAAIIFIIASITDWVDGYYARKLNLVTNLGKFLDPLADKLLVSAALIALVQLQAAPAWIVIVIISREFAVTGLRLVLAGEGEVVAANMLGKIKTWAQIIAVSALLLHNIPFELVNFPFDTISLWVAMIFTIVSGWDYFYKNRHAILQSK from the coding sequence ATTGTGAACTTACCTAACAAAATAACGGTTTCAAGAATACTTTTAATTCCTGTCTTTATGGTCCTATTGCTTGCACCTATTGACTTTGGAATTCTTCGCATAGGAGAGGCATCTATTCCGATTACCCATCTGTCCGCTGCTATCATTTTTATTATCGCATCTATTACAGATTGGGTAGATGGTTATTATGCGCGAAAGCTTAACCTAGTTACCAACCTTGGAAAGTTTTTAGATCCACTTGCAGACAAGCTACTAGTATCAGCGGCTCTAATCGCATTAGTTCAATTGCAAGCGGCACCGGCATGGATTGTGATCGTAATCATAAGCAGGGAATTTGCCGTAACTGGGCTTCGACTTGTCCTCGCAGGGGAAGGTGAAGTGGTTGCTGCAAATATGCTAGGGAAAATAAAAACCTGGGCACAGATTATCGCCGTATCTGCATTATTACTACATAATATCCCATTTGAATTGGTGAATTTTCCATTCGACACAATTTCATTATGGGTGGCGATGATTTTTACAATCGTCTCTGGTTGGGACTATTTTTATAAAAACAGGCATGCAATACTTCAATCAAAATAA
- the recA gene encoding recombinase RecA: protein MGDRKAALDMALKQIEKQFGKGSIMKLGEQAERKISTVPSGSLALDVALGAGGYPRGRVIEIYGPESSGKTTVALHAIAEVQQNGGQAAFIDAEHALDPVYAQKLGVNIDELLLSQPDTGEQALEIAEALVRSGAVDIIVVDSVAALVPKAEIEGEMGDSHVGLQARLMSQALRKLSGAINKSKTIAIFINQIREKVGVMFGNPETTPGGRALKFYSSVRLEVRRAEQLKQGHDIVGNKTKIKVVKNKIAPPFKVAEVDIMYGEGISKEGEVIDMASDLDIVQKSGSWYSYNEERLGQGRENAKQFLKENKDVLKEIHQQIRDHHGLDKEVTAPPEENQDDQAELDF, encoded by the coding sequence GTGGGTGATCGTAAAGCTGCATTAGATATGGCGTTAAAACAGATAGAAAAGCAATTTGGTAAAGGTTCTATTATGAAGCTCGGGGAACAGGCAGAACGAAAAATTTCAACCGTACCAAGCGGCTCCTTAGCATTGGATGTTGCATTAGGAGCTGGTGGGTATCCACGTGGAAGAGTAATTGAAATCTATGGTCCTGAATCTTCCGGTAAAACAACGGTTGCTCTCCATGCCATTGCTGAGGTTCAGCAAAATGGTGGACAGGCCGCATTTATTGATGCAGAGCATGCGCTTGATCCAGTATATGCTCAAAAATTAGGAGTTAATATTGATGAACTCTTACTATCCCAGCCTGATACTGGAGAACAGGCACTTGAAATAGCGGAAGCTCTTGTTCGAAGTGGTGCAGTTGATATTATCGTAGTCGACTCTGTAGCAGCATTAGTACCGAAAGCGGAAATTGAAGGCGAAATGGGTGACTCCCATGTTGGTCTTCAAGCGCGTTTAATGTCTCAAGCATTAAGAAAGCTTTCAGGTGCCATCAATAAGTCTAAAACTATTGCGATTTTCATTAACCAAATTCGTGAAAAAGTGGGTGTTATGTTCGGTAATCCTGAAACAACACCTGGTGGGCGCGCTCTAAAATTCTATTCTTCTGTTCGCCTAGAAGTACGTCGTGCAGAGCAATTAAAGCAGGGCCACGATATTGTCGGTAACAAAACAAAAATTAAAGTTGTGAAAAATAAAATTGCTCCTCCATTTAAAGTTGCAGAAGTTGATATTATGTATGGAGAAGGTATATCTAAAGAAGGGGAAGTCATCGACATGGCATCTGATTTAGATATCGTTCAAAAGAGCGGATCTTGGTATTCCTATAATGAGGAAAGATTAGGACAAGGACGCGAAAATGCGAAACAATTCCTTAAAGAAAATAAGGATGTACTAAAAGAAATTCATCAGCAAATTCGTGATCATCACGGACTAGACAAAGAAGTAACTGCTCCACCTGAAGAAAATCAAGATGACCAAGCGGAGTTAGACTTCTAA
- the spoVS gene encoding stage V sporulation protein SpoVS has protein sequence MEILKVSAKSNPNSVAGALAGVLRERGGAEIQAIGAGALNQAVKAVAIARGFVAPSGVDLICIPAFTDILIDGEERTAIKLIVEPR, from the coding sequence ATGGAGATATTAAAGGTTTCAGCCAAGTCTAACCCAAACTCAGTAGCAGGGGCTTTAGCAGGTGTTTTGAGAGAACGTGGTGGTGCGGAAATTCAAGCAATCGGTGCAGGAGCCCTTAATCAGGCAGTAAAAGCAGTCGCGATTGCAAGAGGATTTGTTGCTCCAAGTGGTGTTGATTTAATTTGTATTCCTGCCTTTACAGATATATTAATTGATGGGGAAGAACGAACCGCAATTAAACTCATCGTGGAGCCAAGATAA
- a CDS encoding 2-oxoacid:acceptor oxidoreductase subunit alpha, with amino-acid sequence MIEQLSWKVGGQQGEGIESTGEIFSIALNRLGYYLYGYRHFSSRIKGGHTNNKIRVSTTQVRSISDDLDILVAFDQETIDVNYHELRQGGVVLADAKFKPTIPEDGKATLYSVPFTEIASELGTSLMKNMVAVGASSAILDLDSESFREVVQEIFGRKGESIVEKNMEAIRAGVQFIKEQGENVETMQLAKADGKKRLFMIGNDAIALGAIAAGSRFMPAYPITPASEIMEYLIKKLPKFGGTVIQTEDEIAACTMAIGANYAGVRTLTASAGPGLSLMMEAIGLSGMTETPLVVVDTQRGGPSTGLPTKIEQSDLMAMIYGTHGEIPKVVMAPSTVQEAFYDTIEAFNIAEEYQVPVILLTDLQLSLGKQSVEPLDYNNIEIRRGKLVSEDIPATDDKAYFKRYEVTEDGVSPRVLPGMKNGIHHVTGVEHEQTGKPSEVAANRQAQMDKRLRKLTNLQFNTPVHVNAKHENPDVLLVGFNSTRGTIEEAMERLELDGIKANHAQVRLIHPFPTEDIAPLVHAAKKVIVVEYNATGQLSNIMKMNVGQHEKFSSLLKYDGDPFLPKEIHSKCKELL; translated from the coding sequence ATGATCGAACAACTTTCCTGGAAAGTTGGAGGACAGCAAGGGGAAGGTATCGAGAGTACTGGAGAAATCTTTTCTATTGCTTTAAACCGGTTAGGGTATTATTTATATGGTTACCGTCATTTCTCCTCACGGATAAAAGGAGGACACACGAACAATAAAATTCGTGTAAGCACGACGCAGGTTCGTTCTATTTCAGACGACCTTGATATATTAGTAGCATTTGACCAGGAAACCATTGACGTAAACTATCACGAGCTTCGTCAAGGTGGAGTGGTTCTTGCTGATGCAAAGTTTAAGCCAACTATTCCTGAAGATGGGAAAGCAACGCTATATTCGGTTCCCTTCACAGAAATTGCTTCAGAGCTAGGAACATCTTTAATGAAGAACATGGTGGCAGTCGGAGCTTCGAGCGCCATTTTAGATCTTGATTCAGAGTCCTTTCGCGAAGTAGTTCAAGAAATTTTTGGTCGAAAAGGCGAATCTATTGTTGAAAAGAACATGGAAGCAATCCGAGCAGGTGTACAATTTATTAAAGAGCAAGGAGAAAACGTCGAAACCATGCAGCTTGCAAAAGCGGATGGTAAAAAACGTTTATTTATGATTGGAAACGATGCAATAGCTCTTGGTGCGATTGCTGCAGGATCTCGCTTTATGCCTGCCTATCCTATTACACCAGCATCAGAAATTATGGAATACTTAATTAAAAAGCTTCCTAAATTTGGTGGAACCGTTATCCAAACAGAGGATGAAATTGCTGCGTGTACTATGGCGATTGGGGCTAACTATGCAGGTGTTCGTACCTTAACGGCTTCTGCCGGACCAGGTCTATCGCTCATGATGGAAGCGATTGGTCTTTCAGGAATGACAGAAACTCCATTAGTGGTAGTTGATACCCAGCGTGGAGGTCCGAGTACTGGTCTGCCAACGAAAATTGAGCAATCAGACTTAATGGCAATGATATATGGAACGCATGGAGAAATTCCAAAGGTTGTTATGGCTCCAAGTACCGTTCAAGAAGCATTCTATGATACTATTGAAGCGTTTAACATTGCTGAGGAATATCAAGTTCCAGTTATATTACTAACTGACCTTCAATTATCCTTAGGTAAACAATCTGTGGAACCATTAGATTATAATAATATTGAAATTAGACGTGGAAAACTTGTTTCCGAAGACATTCCAGCAACTGATGATAAAGCTTATTTTAAACGTTATGAAGTGACAGAAGATGGCGTTTCTCCTCGTGTGCTTCCGGGTATGAAAAATGGAATACACCACGTAACTGGGGTAGAGCATGAGCAAACTGGTAAACCTTCTGAGGTAGCTGCAAACCGTCAGGCGCAAATGGACAAACGATTACGAAAATTGACTAATCTTCAATTTAATACGCCTGTTCATGTTAACGCAAAGCATGAAAATCCGGACGTATTGCTTGTTGGATTCAACTCTACACGAGGAACCATTGAGGAAGCAATGGAAAGGCTAGAACTAGATGGAATCAAAGCTAACCATGCCCAGGTTCGTCTTATTCACCCGTTCCCAACAGAAGATATTGCCCCTCTTGTTCATGCAGCGAAAAAAGTAATTGTAGTGGAATATAACGCTACTGGACAATTGTCAAACATCATGAAAATGAATGTTGGTCAACACGAAAAGTTCAGCAGTCTCTTGAAGTATGACGGAGATCCGTTCTTACCGAAAGAAATCCACTCAAAATGCAAGGAGTTGTTATAA